TCATCAACTCCATTCCCAAAGTCTCTCCTTCAGACATCCATACAATAGAAgaagaaacaagaggccaaagTACAAATGATGATTGGAAGGCCTTGCGCAAAGGAAGGATCACTTCTTCCAATTTTCATTCTGTTCATAccaaaatgaaaacattacaaAGGGACCCAACTGCAGATGTCAATTCCCTGTGCAATACCCTTCTTGGCAATACTAAAATGCCCCTTGATCATGTAAGGTCTATTAAACATGGAAGAGAGACTGAACCTTTAGCCAAGAAAGACTTTGTGAAGTCATTTTCTCTTCAACATCAAAACATCACTTTAGGGAATGTGGCCTCATCATGTGtcaaaaatatccatttctttCTGCCTCTCCAGATTTGGTGATATCATGCTCATGTTGTGGGCATGGGCTTTTAGAAGTGAAGTGTCCTTTGATCACAAAATGTAAAACTTGTACACATTTTTGTGTATGCACTCTTCCTAAATACTTAGAATTTTCAGATAGTGAAATAGTACTGAAGAAGAACAGCGCATATTATGCCCAGATTCAAGGCCAATTAGCTATAGCAGAAAAGGAGTGGTGTGAGTTTTTTTGTATATACACCAAATGGAAATTTCTGCCAGAGAATATTTCCTGATGCAGAGttttttcaatatatgttatctaatcttgttttattttttaaaagatacatGGTCCCCAGAATCTTGTGTTCTAATGAAGCATCAGAAAAAGATTGTGAACCCATGGATATTGATGCTATTGAAGTTAAACCTACTGATTCAGAAGTGCATGATGAAGTAGGAGTTTGTTTCTGTCCAGTATGCCAGAACATTGTTCAAGAAGGGGAAAATGTACAGAGACTAAATGATCGTAGTGTTTGTTGTGATTCCTGCAACAGATGGTATCATTACTCTTGTGTGAAAGTCACACAGTCTCAGTTGAACCAGATGACCAGTGGCTGGTATTGCGCTGCATGTAAAAGTTGACCATGATAATTTAAGGACCCGAAAATAACTGTTCGGATATTTGTTGAAAAATCATTTTCAGATTTTGTGAAAGTTAATATAGATAAATTCCCCAAAGTTACTGTATATTGGCTTACCaatttataatgtaaatgtacttataaaattgaacacataaaatGCAAGACCATAACTTAGGAATTTAAGTATGGCAtttcataattatcaaatttgaaatacaaGGTGGTTTTTTCCTTTATGGTCAGTATTTTTACTTAACTTACTTTAGTAGCAGTAAATATACCTTATGTCTACTTAGAAACATACCTTAGAAGAGGGGGATACACATTGCAAAGTCCACCTGCTATTTTGATAATATCATCAATGTGACATAACATGATCAGAGGCAGttcatatttcaaaactctGAAACATTTGAGTCGTCTTATTGCTTGCTCTACATATATTCTGCGATTGGCTATTTCTTTTGTACCTAGAACCTCCGTAGATGTCATCTGTGCCACACCTCTTCTCCCTGGAGGGATAAGAAGGTGGCAGTGACGAAGTGCGAGCTCCTCTCTTATGGGGAATCCTTTATCAGCCATAACTGTGTCATAGGCCTCCAAAATATCGAGAAACCCCCGAGTTTTCAGTAACAAACTTGTCGCTTGCCCTTCCTCCCCAAGCATTAGAAATGAAATTTATCATGCCAGAAGGGCTGATGCTAATAAGAATCTTTAATGTGTGGTGATGTTTGTAATCACTCCAAGTGACAGCTTGCATTTGAAAACTGCTAGGTTTCTCAATAAACACTTCGGAACAATCAATTATGTGGCGGACATTGTTGAATTTGTTACTTTTAAAGGAAGGTGGTAAATTGGCTTTAACAACATCTTTCTGTGGATTAAAAACAAGAGAGCCTATAACTTTCCCAAGGATTCGAAGCCACGTGGATATTATGTTTGAAACACATGTTGCAGAAACACCAAAGCGATCCCCTAAATCTTGATTTAAAAGACCTAATCTGATTTTCATCATTGTCATAATGAGCTCTTCCTTCTTTAGACTGCGGACCTTGACTCTTTTAGGTTTAAGTGGATTGGCTGCTACCCTACCTGGACCTTTCCAATATATGATTTCCTTGAATGTTGTCACTATATAAGTATAAACAATCATAAAAGCATTAACTGTTGGAAACCCTGTGTAAAATTTCATCTTTTTGTCAGATTTTGTCACTGCCTGAACATTGAAAGACTTCTTGGATTTCTTATGGATAATTGCCTTTAACTTCGCATTTTCCTCTTTCAGAGCTTCCATTTCCTTTTTCATTACATCTATTATCGAAGACTTCGTAAGACATTCATTACATTCTGTATACCCAGACTCTCCCTCAGGAGCAAAATAAGTATGGTCTACTTGTACATCAACTGGTGCATTTTCTGGTATATTTCTGAATACATTTGCTATATTTTCTGGTGTGGCAGAGTCATCATTCACATCACACACAGTCACAGGTCCTGTATCGGTGGATAGTTTTTGAAGTTTTGCTTGATCATTGGCAAATGTATTTGTTGGGACAAATAATCGACGCCTTGGTGGAGGTCTTGCCTTTGGCTCTTTTAGAGGGGTATACCCAAGATTCAGAGTTGGATAAGGGTTATCTCTAGTTGGAACTTTGTCAACAAAATGATCAGAACAAACTCGAGAATCTTCTTTTGGGAGCCAGTTTGCTGAATTATCTGAGCACTTTCGATGAATAAGTTGAGCCCATTTAAGTCTTGTTTCAGGATCCTTTTTATTTGTTGGAAAAGGAATAAGTTTAAATGGTCTTGGGCATTCACAATCACGTTTTAAACATTGGTGTGTTTCACAAGCATGATTCAACCACTTTTGTAGTTTGTACCCATTGTTTTTGCAAGATGTAACAGCACAAACTCTGTTTGACATGCTGCATGCCTCCAAAGAAATACAAATGGAAACAAACGTTAAAACTCTAATCATTGCTTTCCATACCCAGCAGCAAAAATCTGAAAAAATCATTAGGAACATTCACTTTCTAAGTTAGTAACAGCCCTTCACCATAAATTCTTTTTctaattaagaaaaataaagcATTTTATCATGAATTTTTATGCATGCATTTATGTTAATTGATTAAACAATGCAAACAAATGTAATAAGTTAGTATCAAATGTaatgaaacaaaacatttgttATGGAAGTGTCAAgattaatttacatatttggAAGAATTTATACtttggatatacatgtacagctaaATGAATAAGAATGCAGATCTACAGGGCTTGATATAAATGTTGCTATTAAGCAAACATGAGaaaacaaggaaataaaatgtctgaatactattttaaatataatattttattactggttaTAGCAACAAATTATATGATCAGCATAGCAGGATTCATGAAGAGTCTTGCAATATCATATGAAGACAAAATAATACTCatccagaaaaaaatacatgggtaattaataatataataagtTTAAATAGAAATGTTAAGTAAACACATGTAATACACTTTGTATGTTACTGCTTTATACTTAATTAACATTAATCATTTGTGAATGTGTGTCCAAGAgacatagtaatacatgtactcaaatgtttttctttctcAATTTTTCCCTTTTCATCCAGGCTTACaactaaatgtaaatattgtatgatgttgatgTTCAAGAATTACTAAAGATGTTTGTACTTTGtattttgaatataattatCACACTAACATTTATGATAGAACATATGGTGGTACAATATTGTATGGGCTGTGTACATACAGCACAGTGACATGACTAAAACGCCAATATTTGTAACTATTTCAAATAGTCCTAGTCATTCATAAAATCAATGTGTATAATTTCAGAATGATATCAATTTTGTGTTGTCCACATGAAGGAAGAAATAAaagatttaaaatgaaaatttgtatCCTGCTATCACATTGTGTTATGCTCACAAGCTGGTGTATGCCTATGTTATGGACATATGTAATTCCTGAGATGATAAGTGGTGACCTGATTAgtctatataaaatgtatgtctCTGGTCATAGGCCGTTAAATAACAGCAAGACCACCATTGGTTTAAACTTTCGTTTATTCAGGCATTTCAAAACATGTTTAGTTACAAAATTGAATGTACAGAATAGGAAATAGAAACAAGTATCTCAGACACTAAACAGCAAATATATTGAGGATGGACAACATATTATTTGCAATATAAGACCACATAATAACAATGAATAACAAAAGTTTAAGCAAGGGGAAGAAAAGGAAAAGGGAATACTTGGTGTAGAGTTTAGGTTGTTGATACAGACAACTTGACTTTAAGTACAAAAACATGCTTTAAggataaataaaattttatgaaaacctgtttgttttaaatatataatcttgAACAGCTAAGTTGATGACCTTATTTTCTTGTAGTAAAAGTGTTTGGTTCCCAAATAGAAAGATATCTGTTGTAATATATTAAAAGGTAAGGAATTATGAATACTGCCTTCTTATGTCGTTGTACCTGGAACATTCTAACAGGAAATGGGTAGCGTTTTCAACTTGGCAGCAGACAAAGCCGAGATtgaacaatgttttattatataaataactgcTTAGGGAACTAGATTCCATTCGTAGACAAGCTTGATAAATAGTGACTCTTGTCGGGTTCCAACTGTGTAGTGGATAGGTATTTGTCTGTTTTTAGAGCAGAAACATATGGGTTTGATCGAACGTGAGGTGGAAGTTTATTCCTTTGACCACCATTCGCAAGAGCAAATATATACAAGTCCTATAAGTTATCATAACTATAGcttgtgaaataaataatacatcTATTTCAAAATACTGATTAGCTTGAAACAAAGAATATCCACAACAGCAGGCGGCAATGAAAAGTCCATCGGACACTAACACAGTAAATATTTCCTAATAAATGGTATGGAGGGACACGCCCCCTTTTGTGAACTACTGATGTTATTCGGTATAATTATTGTTCAGTCTACGAGTCACTTGTGTCACAGATGTGCAAGTTATGTAGCTTATATTGCTTCAACATGGTGAAAAAAAGTCCATACCAATTCATATTGTGTAGTATAATAGCCGGTTCAAAACATGCATGATCGTCACAGCATCAAGGCGTTGTTTGAAAAATCCCGCGGAATGACGCAACGCTGCTTTGGTTTTCACCGATTTTTAACCGAAAGGTCGCTTACGCTCacgaagaaaacaaaatggcggcgGTTACGGTTGATTCGTCTATTAAGGTCAATAATCATGGtatattgtaatgtatacatatataatattttacatagatatatttCGGCTTATATTCTTTACCTATGTAGTAATTTAATCAAACATGTTACATTTTAAGATATAATTGATTTTGTGATAACCAGTAGTAATAATGTTTGTGACGTTcagataaaacattttgaaaatttgtttccgAAACTTCCGtttacaaacaatacaaaacattttaGGGATGGCAAATCTGTTAATTTTGCTAAATTGGCTCATTGCTTTTATGATTATATGCCCtaggctggtttgaccccttaGACCATGACTACATGTACAAACCCATTTTTGTTCTTATACTTTTACGGCGGCTCCCTAGAGCCTGAAAGTCAAATGGAATCGTTCTAGGACTTTTGGCGTGTTGGataaagttgtttaaatgatcAAACAAATTTGACCCGTTTGACTCTGAAAACTGGTTCAGGTCATTTATCttcaatttttagctcacctggaccaaaggtccggtgagcttatgtcatggcgcggcgtccgtcgtccgtcaacatttgcttcaaatcgctactagtcaaaaagttcttattggattttgaccaaatttagtcagaaacatccttggcagaaggggattagattttgcataaatggtgactctgacccccaaggggcctggggggcggggcccaataggggaaatcgaggcaattcctttaaatcgctactagtcataaagttatgaatggatttgaacccaatttggtcagaaacattcttggggaaaggggaacagattttgcataaatggtgactctgacctccaaggggccaaaggggcggggcctaatggagaaatagaggtaattccttcaaatcgctactagtcataaagttatgaatggatttgaacccaatttggtcagaaacattcttgggggatggggaacagattttgcataaatggtgactctgacccccaaggggcctgaggggcggggcccaataggggaaattgagacaattccttaaaatcgctacttgtcataaagttatgaatggatttgaacccaatttagtcagaaacatcctccagggaaggggaacagattttggataactggttactctgacccccaaggggccaaaggggcgggcctaatggggaaatagaggtaattccttcaaatcgctactagtcataaagttatgaatggatttgaacccaatttggtcagaaacattcttgggggaaggggaacagattttgcataaatggtgactctgacccccaaggggccaaaggggcggggcctaatggggaaatagaggtaatttcttcaaatcgctacttgtcttaaagttatgaatggatttgaacccaatttggtcagaaacattcttggggaaaggggaacagattttgcataaatggtgactctgacccccaaggggccaaaggggcggggcctaatggggaaatagaggtaattccttcaaatcgctactagtcataaagttatgaatggatttcaacccaatttaatcagaaacattctttgggaaagaggaacagattttgcataaatggtgactctgacccccaaggggcctgaggggcggggcccaataggggaaattgaggcaattccttaaaatcgctacttgtcataaagttatgaatggatttaaacccaatttggtcagaaacatccttcagggaacgggaacagattttgcataaatggttactctgacccccaaggggccaaaggggcggggcctaatggggaaatagaggtaattccttcaaatcactactagtcataaagttatgaatggatttaaacccaaattggtcagaaacattcttatgtgaaggggaacagattttgcataaatggtggctctgacccccgaggagccaaaggggcgggtcccaataggggaaatagaagtaattcctttaaatcgctactagtcataaagttatgaatggatttgaacccaatttggtcagaaacattcttgggggatgGGGAACAGactttgcataaatggtgactctaacccccaaggggcctgaggggcggggcccaataggggaaattgagacaattccttaaaatcgctacttgtcataaagttatgaatggatttgaacccaatttagtcagaaacatcctccagggaaggggaacagattttggataaatggttactctgacccccaaggggccaaaggggcgggcctaatggggaaataggtgtaattccttcaaatcgctactagtcataaagttatgaatggatttgaacccaatttggtcagaaacattcttgggggaaggggaacagattttgcataaatgatgactccgactcccaaaggaccaaaggggcggggcctgatggggaaacagaggtaattcctttaaatcgctactattcatacagttatgaatggtttttaacacaatttattaagaaatattctttgggaaaggggaacagattttgcataaatggtgactctgatccccaaggggccaaaggggcggggcctaatagggaaataagaggtaattccttcaaatcgctactagtaataaagttatgaatggatttaaacccaaattggtcagaaacattcttatgtgaaggggaacaaattttgcataaatgatgactgaCTCCGAAAGGAccgaaggggcggggcctaatggggaaacagaggtaatatctttaaatcgctacttgtcataaagttatgaaaagatttgaacccaatttggtcaaaaacatcattggggaaggggaccagattttgcataaatgatgactctgactcccaaaggaccaaaggggcggggcctaatggggaaacagagttaatatctttaaatcgctactagtcataaagttatgaatggatttgaacccaatttggtcagaaacattcttgggggatggggaacatattttgcataaatggtgactctgacccccaaggggcctgaggggcggggcccaataggggaaattgaggcaattccttaaaatcgctacttgtcataaagttatgaatggatttgaacccaatttagtcagaaacatcctccagggaaggggaacagattttggataaatggttactctgacccccaaggggccaaaggggcgggcctaatggggaaatagaggtaattcctttaaatcgctactagtcataaagttatgaatggatttgaacccaatttggtcagaaacattcttgggggaaggggaacagattttgcataaatggtgactctgacccccaaggggccaaaggggcggggcctaatggggaaatagaggtaatttcttcaaatcgctacttgtcttaaagttatgaatggatttgaacccaatttggtcagaaacattcttggggaaaggggaacagattttgcataaatggtgactctgacccccaaggggccaaaggggcggggcctaatggggaaatagaggtaattccttcaaatcgctactagtcataaagttatgaatggatttcaacccaatttaatcagaaacattcttt
This genomic stretch from Pecten maximus chromosome 13, xPecMax1.1, whole genome shotgun sequence harbors:
- the LOC117340449 gene encoding uncharacterized protein LOC117340449 produces the protein MSNRVCAVTSCKNNGYKLQKWLNHACETHQCLKRDCECPRPFKLIPFPTNKKDPETRLKWAQLIHRKCSDNSANWLPKEDSRVCSDHFVDKVPTRDNPYPTLNLGYTPLKEPKARPPPRRRLFVPTNTFANDQAKLQKLSTDTGPVTVCDVNDDSATPENIANVFRNIPENAPVDVQVDHTYFAPEGESGYTECNECLTKSSIIDVMKKEMEALKEENAKLKAIIHKKSKKSFNVQAVTKSDKKMKFYTGFPTVNAFMIVYTYIVTTFKEIIYWKGPGRVAANPLKPKRVKVRSLKKEELIMTMMKIRLGLLNQDLGDRFGVSATCVSNIISTWLRILGKVIGSLVFNPQKDVVKANLPPSFKSNKFNNVRHIIDCSEVFIEKPSSFQMQAVTWSDYKHHHTLKILISISPSGMINFISNAWGGRASDKFVTENSGVSRYFGGL